The Coccidioides posadasii str. Silveira chromosome 2, complete sequence genomic interval AAGAAATAGTACTATAACACGCAGCAGCTATCTGTCCGTCTGTCCGCCCGTCCAAGGAGCGGAATGAGAGCGGAGACGAGCAGCTCATGTCCCTCAAATCCCATTGCTATCTCGCCAAAGTTGACACTGTGGATCCTGTTCAGACTCGACTGCATGTCACCGACTTAAATGCTCCCTCCAACCGACCGAATGCGTAGAGAGTCCTCCGTCCGTCAACCATAACCCGCCAAGCAGCGCTAGAAATGCAACAAAGCAAAGGCAATGCCATAGAGATATAAaacaggaaaaaaaaactgaCAAGCGGTCGTACATCGATtcggagaagaaaaaagagagaagagcaaATGCAAAACAAGACAGCAGACAGAAAACAACAAGTCAGCAGGCTCAAGAAATATGTAAGAACACACAAAAACAAAGACCGACTTTGCCAGACTCAAAATCatgaagagaaacaaaaaagaaaaaaaaaaaaagaaaattcaagGAGGGCAGTGCAGTTCCAACCCCAACACAAGAGTCTCCAAGTCCAGGCCATTTTCACAATAAATCAAAAAATGGCTGAGAATCAAGCATCTTCTCTCCAACATGCGACGAAAGCTGTCAGGTTACCGCTTAACTAAAAACAGCGGAGGCTAAAATCGCAGATTGTGGAACAGACGCATAGAAGTTGAGAAGAGGACTTTTTGGGCTGCTTTACAGCTCAGCATACTCCAAACGCCAATTTCATTTTCCATGGATGTTGTGCCCAAAGGAAAAAGgtaaagaaaataaaattgaAAGCAAACTCCCCAAAGGATGCAagatttaaaaaaaaaaaaaaaaaataaggaagaaaaaaggggaaaaaaaggggaaaaaaagggggggtGAGAGAAACCAAGCAGGAAACGCAAAAGCCTTCTTGACTGTTGTCACAAAATTACTCAAACAAAGATGTTCCCAAATAAGGATCACCAAATcgtctctttttttccccaaaGTCACTTCTCTCCTATTTAAACTGGGATCAAATGCTCTCCCCCTATCCCAAGAGAGGATCAAGCATCTCATACTGTGTATCGTTGAACAGCTTTTGAAACCGTATCTTGCGCTCTCCTGAACCCAGAACGCACCGCGGGTCATCATCGAGCCGCGCCTCGGGCAGCCATTCGTTTGGCAGGTCGGGAGAATAAAAATCACCCTGAGCCTCGATGCGTCGCCGTCGCGTGTGTCCGATTCCGAACTCCTGCCCCCACTCGCGACGGTCGAATTCCATGAATCCGCCGAACTTGGTGTCCATGTTGGCAACCCAGATCCGACTGCCGTCCGGGGAGTAATCCGCTCCGCCTATCTCGCCGAAGAAATCGTGGACTTGACGCGTCTGGTAGGTCTGCGCGTTGACGATGGCGATGCGATCCGCGGGTTCACACATGAGCAGGGTGCGTGGCCCACCGCCGACGGGTGAGAAGCGGAGAGACCGATATCCAGCAACGTCGGAGTCGATGACCTGCAGAGTTCGCCACATGCGCGCATCCCAGATGTTGACGGTCTTGTCCTGGTTGCTGGTTGCGATGTGTAGCATATCCGGCGACCACGCGCATGCGAACCCGTAGTCTCGATGGCCGATCAGGGTCTGGACTGGTTTGCCCGTCTCACTGTCGATGATCCAAGCATCCGGCGCGTCGCCAATAATCACACGCAGGCGACCGTCTGGCGAGGTATCGGTGCAGTTGATCGCGCGAGCAAACTTGTGCATGGACACGAATCTATTCGTCTCGCAGTCGAGAATCCGGATGCGGTCGTCATTGGATGATATCACGGTTCGAGGGCTGTTGCTCGTCCGGTGTTTAATGATATCAATGTGGTTAGTTATCCCGTTGGGGTCTCTGGTAACGCGGCCGTCCATGACCGCAAAGTCATTGATTTCGCCTCTAACAGCGTACTCGCCTGAGAAGCCGCCGACGACAGTGACCCCGTGCTTCGCCCTCATCGTCGATATCTTAACAGAATCAAAGAACGTTGCGGAAGGAACGGGGCCCGCGAGATTCATCAGGCAATTTTGCTCGCCGTAAAACGGAGTTATAGAATACACTTTTGAGTGAGACGCATACTGTATGGTGTTCGATGCCGTCACGGACATAAGGTTCCGAAGTTGGAAATGCGCCATGGAAGCTCTATATTTGGTGTACATCGTCTTTGGCCGGAAATAATCTTCCTTCTCTGGCAACAGTCTGTGATACTAAAATAGACGGTCAATCCTCGAAAGCAATTTTACAAAATTAAAAAGGAGAGGTGTAGATCCTCACGCCATGTGGTGTGTATTTCAGGTTGTGATACGAAGTGTACAACCTATCCCTCAGAGCTCGAGCATCTGATCTCTTCACCTTCAACGTCGTGGACCACGGGATTCCTTGAATATCGTATAATCTTGATGAATCGGGCCGTGAGATCTTCGCGGGGCGTTCCCAATCTAGAACATTTGCGGCTTCGGGCGAGATAGGAACGAAGGGCTCTTTGAACGCGCGTAGATGGTATCGAGGAACGCAGGATCGCACGAACCATTGTCTTATGAACTGATCGACGGTAAGGTTCCGCTCGAACGCTGGATATTGATTTCCATTAGCATCAATGTAGATATCGCCTTCTGGGGGTGCAAGGAGTGCTGCGAGCAATGAACTAGCAATGTGTTCCTGATCTGCGAATGTTTGCAAAATCAAGGCGGGCTGGATATAATAAATGGAGTACTCCGAAGGTTGATGAAGGTCATAATACTGCTCTTCTGTCAGAAGAGGACGTGCCGGCCCCGTAGAAGACGAGGACGCTCCAGTGCTGTTTTTTGCTGTTTCGCATTGCGAAGGGCACTGTTCTTCAGGAGGGCATCGCGGCAGGGCTGGGGCCTGCGGGAGAATGAAGGGTACACTTCCACTCAGAGCGGTGTCCAATCTGGAAGATTCGCATGAAACAAGAGCCAGCACAAGCTTTCTGTACCGGGCAGGGCTATGCGGGGACGCATATAGAACCCTCGACCCAGACAGAAAGGAGATTATCGGCTGGTTGACAAAGATATCAGTATGTAAAACACCGGGTATAAAGCCTTTGTCCAGGTGGCGCTTAGCAGCGACAAGAATCTGCGAGATTCTTGTCCCAACCAAGGTAGAAAATCGGTTTGCAAAACTAAAGCCTAGTTTCTGCACATGCAGCGAGATGCCTTCCATGTTGAATAGGCGGTCATCGGCGAGTCGAATGTTTCTAGGGCTTGGCGCTTGTACAATTGTGCGGGAAGACACGGCAGCAGAAGAGTTTAGGAAAGAGGCTTTCATACTTTCGGTATGCATTGATAGCCCACCTTGATTATTGAAGTCTCCATCAACTTCACCATCGTTGTGTTGGGCGTAGACGGCATCGAACGAGGGTAGGTGGGGCGTACCGAGGGGTACAGGATGCGCGCTCGCCTCGTGGTCAACCCGATGATCTTCGGCGATCGCTCCGTCGTGGTGTATGCGAGTGTCCGTCGATCTGCCTCGCCCAGGTGGTTCCGAATCCATGGCGGCGTCCCCCATAGAAACCTCGTCGTCGGAGGCGTAGAATTTGTCGGTATCCCGGTCGTCGCAAGAATCGTTCGGGTCGTTGACGGCTCCGAAGAACATGGCTGAGGGGAGTCTATCGTGCGCAAAGCCAAAGAGGTCGGAACGTTCGATCAGGCTGCCATCGTCTCTGATAAAGCGGAGGTGAGCGCTGTGTAAGCCATCACTGACCTCGTCGCCGAAGCCCTGATCTGCGAACGCGTATCCGTCGTTGTCGCCGTGGTCGTCGTGGTCGTCGTCATTGTCAAGAGCCATATCATCGTACTGCAGGCCGTCACCGAAGTCGGGCGGCGCCACGTAAGAAGGCGTGGTGGGGTCAGAAGGGGCAGCTGTCGCGAAAGAAAAGGGATCGTGTATGTTCATGTCCTGGTCGTCGGGGTCGAGGTAGGAATTGTTGGAAGCGGTGGACGACAGCCCGTCGGCGAAATCGGAGACGAAGTCCATGGTTGGTGCGTAGTAGAAGTGGCTGAGATCTTCGACGAGTTCGCCGAACGGCTGACCA includes:
- a CDS encoding uncharacterized protein (EggNog:ENOG410PJES~COG:S~BUSCO:1323at33183), which translates into the protein MVDHNESALARAASNNLAAVAESPAPETAPRDASKVADGVPSPPAHDHHHHHHSSSSSGSEACDPDGTSNANSAHDGSPEVDISDFSSDASSTQSLDDYPGLTLGAEYGSSNDLLSFPEQDGQPFGELVEDLSHFYYAPTMDFVSDFADGLSSTASNNSYLDPDDQDMNIHDPFSFATAAPSDPTTPSYVAPPDFGDGLQYDDMALDNDDDHDDHGDNDGYAFADQGFGDEVSDGLHSAHLRFIRDDGSLIERSDLFGFAHDRLPSAMFFGAVNDPNDSCDDRDTDKFYASDDEVSMGDAAMDSEPPGRGRSTDTRIHHDGAIAEDHRVDHEASAHPVPLGTPHLPSFDAVYAQHNDGEVDGDFNNQGGLSMHTETFERNLTVDQFIRQWFVRSCVPRYHLRAFKEPFVPISPEAANVLDWERPAKISRPDSSRLYDIQGIPWSTTLKVKRSDARALRDRLYTSYHNLKYTPHGYHRLLPEKEDYFRPKTMYTKYRASMAHFQLRNLMSVTASNTIQYASHSKVYSITPFYGEQNCLMNLAGPVPSATFFDSVKISTMRAKHGVTVVGGFSGEYAVRGEINDFAVMDGRVTRDPNGITNHIDIIKHRTSNSPRTVISSNDDRIRILDCETNRFVSMHKFARAINCTDTSPDGRLRVIIGDAPDAWIIDSETGKPVQTLIGHRDYGFACAWSPDMLHIATSNQDKTVNIWDARMWRTLQVIDSDVAGYRSLRFSPVGGGPRTLLMCEPADRIAIVNAQTYQTRQVHDFFGEIGGADYSPDGSRIWVANMDTKFGGFMEFDRREWGQEFGIGHTRRRRIEAQGDFYSPDLPNEWLPEARLDDDPRCVLGSGERKIRFQKLFNDTQYEMLDPLLG